The Falco peregrinus isolate bFalPer1 chromosome 1, bFalPer1.pri, whole genome shotgun sequence genome has a window encoding:
- the CAMK2G gene encoding calcium/calmodulin-dependent protein kinase type II subunit gamma isoform X13, giving the protein MLTINPAKRITADQALKHPWVCQRSTVASMMHRQETVECLRKFNARRKLKGAILTTMLVSRNFSAAKSLLNKKSDGVKKRKSSSSVHLMPQSNNKTSAVSTAKETPPVQTSMEPQTTVVHNATDGIKGSTESCNTTTEDEDLKAPPLSTGDGSSVLEGRRHSESKTQTESMQSQLSLCFSATTQSCEEKLLAWDSPGQTLELERARSEPLLTPVVPFVLNRAPLRKQEIIKITEQLIEAINNGDFEAYTKICDPGLTSFEPEALGNLVEGMDFHKFYFENLLSKNSKPIHTTILNPHVHVIGEDAACIAYIRLTQYIDGQGRPRTTQSEETRVWHRRDGKWLNVHYHCSGAPAAPLQ; this is encoded by the exons CAACGATCCACTGTCGCTTCAATGATGCACAGGCAGGAGACTGTGGAATGCTTGAGAAAGTTCAATGCTAGAAGGAAGCTAAAA GGTGCAATCCTCACAACGATGCTCGTGTCTCGAAATTTTTCAG CTGCCAAAAGCCTGCTGAACAAGAAGTCAGATGGAGTGAAG AAAAGGAAGTCGAGCTCCAGTGTGCATTTGATG CCACagagcaacaacaaaaccagtgCAGTAAGCACTGCAAAAGAAACACCCCCAGTGCAGACGTCCATG GAGCCTCAAACAACTGTTGTCCATAATGCTACAGATGGCATAAAG GGTTCCACAGAGAGCTGTAACACCACGACCGAAGATGAGGATCTGAAAG CTCCCCCTCTCTCCACCGGGGACGGCAGCTCAGTGCTTGAAGGACGGAGGCACAGTGAGAGCAAAACACAGACTGAGTCCATGCAGTCCCagctttctctctgtttctcagCCA CTACACAGTCTTGTGAAGAGAAGCTTCTTGCCTGGGACAGCCCAGGGCAGACATTGGAGTTAGAGCGTGCTCGGTCGGAGCCTTTGCTAACTCCAGTAGTTCCCTTTGTACTTAACCGCGCACCGT TGCGTAAGCAAGAGATCATTAAGATAACAGAGCAGCTGATAGAAGCTATCAACAATGGAGACTTTGAGGCTTATAC aaaaatctgtgaTCCCGGCTTGACCTCATTTGAACCTGAAGCACTGGGGAACCTGGTTGAAGGAATGGATTTCCATAAGTTTTACTTCGAGAACT TATTGTCGAAGAACAGCAAGCCGATACATACCACCATCCTGAACCCCCACGTCCACGTCATCGGTGAGGATGCTGCCTGCATCGCGTACATCCGCCTGACACAGTACATCGACGGCCAAGGCCGGCCCCGCACCACGCAGTCTGAGGAGACCCGTGTCTGGCACCGCCGGGATGGCAAGTGGCTGAACGTCCACTACCACTGCTCtggagctcctgcagcacctctccaGTGA